A segment of the Bacteroidales bacterium genome:
AAATTAGCGACAATGGCATTGGGATCACAAAAAAAGAGATTGAAAAACCCCGCTCCTTCGGCTTGCTAGGGATGAAGGAAAGGGTCGCATCATGGGGCGGGAAATTTGTGATTTCAGGAGAAGCAGGAAAAGGAACAAAATTGGTCATTGATTTACCTGTTAATAATCACAAGAAATGATCAGCGTACTAATTACCGATGACCACCCGGTGGTAAGACAAGGAATCAAGCAAATCCTTGAAACCTGTAAAGAAATTGATTTTATTGACGAAGCCTCCGATGGCAGTGAATGCCTGAATAAAATACTGAAAAGAGATTACAGAGTAGCCTTGCTCGATATCTCTATGCCAGGCCGTAGCGGGCTAGATCTACTTAAGGATATTAAGAGAATAAAACCAGGCATTGCAGTGCTCATGCTTAGTATTTATCCTGAAGAGCAATATGCCGTAAGAGCTATAAAAACTGGTGCGTCGGGATATCTTACCAAGTCAAGTGCGCCCGAGGAACTCATCACCGCGATACTAAAAGCAGCCAGGGGCGGAAAATACATCACCCAATCACTGGCTGAACGTATGGCTTTTGAATTTGATACGAATGCAGATAAACCACTCCATGAAAACCTTTCGGATAGGGAAATGGAAGTGATGTGCCTTATTGCGCAAGGCAAAAGTCCTAAAGAAATTGCCGAATCTATGGCAATAAGTCAGAAAACCGTTAGTACCTATCGTGAGCGCCTACTCGGAAAAATGAACCTGGCCAGCAATACCGAAATTATCCGTTATGCCATTAAAAATGGCCTGGTTGATTAAGCCTGTTTTATTCAAAAACATCCCGCTAAGCCACGAAGGCGCCAGGAAAGTTTAGAGTGTTTAGGGTTTAGGATGTTTAGAGTTGTCATTCGATGGTAATTCATGGTCAAACGGTTGTCATTCAATTGTCATTCAGTTGCTCTGCGGTTGACTGCTACTGCATACTGCCACTGCCTCCTGCTACTGCCGACTGCCTCCCGATAGCTATCGGGATGCCAACTGCAAACTCATCCTTGAGCCACTGCATTAGGAATGATTCAGGCAAAATCTCTCTTGCAGCTTCCCTTTTTTTGTAGGAAAATTTCCTACACTCTTTTTATCAATTCCCCTACAACCCAGCTTTAACTTGTGTAGTATTCTTGTGCATGATTAATTACTGAAAAAACCCTAATTAAAATAACAAATCATGAGCACCTCTACTATTATAAATCAAGAACCTAACACTGATGTCAAAGACAGGAAGTTAATGGGAAACACCTCGGATCGCAGGGGAAAAACGAATTTTACGGATCAGGACCTCCTTGATGGAATCAAACAGAGAGAAAATAAATCGCTTGAGTACATATACCAGCAATGCTACCCAATGATACAGGACCTGGTATCAAAATTCTCCGGAAGTCATGAAGATGCTCAGGATATTTTCCAGGATGCCATGATTATAATTTACAACAAGGTTAAAAAAGATGAGTTGGTTCTTT
Coding sequences within it:
- a CDS encoding response regulator transcription factor, with the translated sequence MISVLITDDHPVVRQGIKQILETCKEIDFIDEASDGSECLNKILKRDYRVALLDISMPGRSGLDLLKDIKRIKPGIAVLMLSIYPEEQYAVRAIKTGASGYLTKSSAPEELITAILKAARGGKYITQSLAERMAFEFDTNADKPLHENLSDREMEVMCLIAQGKSPKEIAESMAISQKTVSTYRERLLGKMNLASNTEIIRYAIKNGLVD